One window from the genome of Alkalibaculum bacchi encodes:
- a CDS encoding helix-turn-helix domain-containing protein, producing MQIKEAIVLRFKELCQQNGIKYNELATRAGVTPSTVYSMMDNTRKDLSVITVKKLCDGLHISITEFFKDDIFKDLEQEIK from the coding sequence ATGCAGATTAAAGAAGCAATTGTTTTGCGATTTAAGGAACTTTGCCAGCAAAATGGAATTAAATACAACGAGCTTGCAACTCGTGCAGGTGTAACACCATCGACTGTCTATTCGATGATGGACAATACCCGTAAGGACCTGTCTGTTATCACAGTAAAAAAACTCTGCGATGGATTGCATATTTCCATTACAGAGTTTTTTAAGGACGATATTTTTAAAGACTTAGAACAAGAGATAAAGTAA
- a CDS encoding SLOG family protein, protein MTGHRELDPSKIEPIKKALRNAIMEAIKDGYTHFISGFAEGVDLYFAEIVAELKEEHDLFLEAAILNRNRVKTKDTEFQRLLTQCNVVGIHAEEYSPSCYLVRNRFMVQSSDFIIAVYDGREKGGTLSTMRYAHALEKEVKVISV, encoded by the coding sequence GTGACAGGACATAGAGAGCTTGACCCATCAAAAATAGAGCCTATCAAGAAGGCTCTAAGAAATGCCATTATGGAAGCTATCAAAGATGGTTACACCCATTTCATCAGTGGTTTTGCTGAAGGTGTTGACCTATATTTTGCAGAAATTGTAGCTGAGTTAAAAGAAGAACACGACCTATTTCTTGAAGCTGCCATACTAAATCGCAATCGTGTCAAAACCAAAGATACAGAATTTCAACGCTTACTTACTCAGTGCAATGTAGTAGGAATACACGCAGAGGAGTATAGCCCTAGCTGTTACCTTGTACGTAATCGTTTTATGGTGCAGTCCTCAGACTTTATAATTGCTGTCTACGATGGTAGAGAGAAAGGTGGCACATTATCTACCATGCGGTATGCCCATGCTTTGG